One Elgaria multicarinata webbii isolate HBS135686 ecotype San Diego chromosome 7, rElgMul1.1.pri, whole genome shotgun sequence DNA window includes the following coding sequences:
- the TPD52 gene encoding tumor protein D52 isoform X7 has translation MHCELSVMDWIDTDLYEDYKSPFDFDTGVNRNYLYLSPSMTFSPPGSPVLKNSGLLKNEAIPEVGEDAAASVNVVEALSEEEQEELRRELAKVEEEIQTLSQVLAAKEKHLAEIKRKLGVSSLQELRQNLSKGWQDVTSTNAYKKTSETLSQAGQKASAAFSTVGSVITKKLEDVKNSPTFKSFEEKVENLKYKVGGNKPAGGDFGEVLNSAANASATEATTKQTEEETP, from the exons ATGCATTGTGAGCTCTCTGTAATGGACTGGATAGATACGGACCTGTATGAGGATTACAAATCTCCCTTTGATTTTGATACTGGAGTTAATAGAAACTATCTTTACCTATCGCCCAGCATGACGTTCTCCCCACCTGGATCTCCTGTGTTAAAGAATTCTG GTCTGCTGAAAAATGAAGCCATTCCTGAAGTTGGAGAAGATGCTGCTGCTTCAGTTAATGTTGTGGAAGCTCTATCTGAAGAAGAACAGGAGGAACTTAGAAGAGAGCTTGCTAAG GTAGAAGAAGAAATCCAGACTTTGTCACAGGTGCTAGCTGCTAAAGAGAAGCATCTAGCAGAAATAAAGAGGAAGCTGGGGGTCAGTTCATTGCAGGAGCTGAGGCAGAACCTTTCCAAAGGGTGGCAAGATGTTACGTCAACTAACGC GTATAAGAAGACATCAGAAACATTGTCTCAGGCTGGACAAAAAGCTTCTGCTGCTTTCTCAACAGTTGGATCTGTAATAACAAAGAAGCTGGAAGATGTGAA AAATTCACCAACATTCAAGTCATTTGAAGAAAAAGTGGAAAACTTAAAG TATAAAGTTGGGGGAAACAAGCCTGCTGGAGGTGACTTTGGAGAAGTCTTAAACTCTGCTGCCAACGCCAGTGCCACAGAAGCTACTACAAAGCAGACGGAAGAGGAGACTCCATGA
- the TPD52 gene encoding tumor protein D52 isoform X2 has product MAAEMDPGSEQGLLKNEAIPEVGEDAAASVNVVEALSEEEQEELRRELAKVEEEIQTLSQVLAAKEKHLAEIKRKLGVSSLQELRQNLSKGWQDVTSTNAYKKTSETLSQAGQKASAAFSTVGSVITKKLEDVNIRCLQHSISMPAMRNSPTFKSFEEKVENLKYKVGGNKPAGGDFGEVLNSAANASATEATTKQTEEETP; this is encoded by the exons GTCTGCTGAAAAATGAAGCCATTCCTGAAGTTGGAGAAGATGCTGCTGCTTCAGTTAATGTTGTGGAAGCTCTATCTGAAGAAGAACAGGAGGAACTTAGAAGAGAGCTTGCTAAG GTAGAAGAAGAAATCCAGACTTTGTCACAGGTGCTAGCTGCTAAAGAGAAGCATCTAGCAGAAATAAAGAGGAAGCTGGGGGTCAGTTCATTGCAGGAGCTGAGGCAGAACCTTTCCAAAGGGTGGCAAGATGTTACGTCAACTAACGC GTATAAGAAGACATCAGAAACATTGTCTCAGGCTGGACAAAAAGCTTCTGCTGCTTTCTCAACAGTTGGATCTGTAATAACAAAGAAGCTGGAAGATGTGAA TATACGTTGTCTACAGCATTCAATTAGCATGCCTGCTATGAG AAATTCACCAACATTCAAGTCATTTGAAGAAAAAGTGGAAAACTTAAAG TATAAAGTTGGGGGAAACAAGCCTGCTGGAGGTGACTTTGGAGAAGTCTTAAACTCTGCTGCCAACGCCAGTGCCACAGAAGCTACTACAAAGCAGACGGAAGAGGAGACTCCATGA
- the TPD52 gene encoding tumor protein D52 isoform X3, whose protein sequence is MAAEMDPGSEQGLLKNEAIPEVGEDAAASVNVVEALSEEEQEELRRELAKVEEEIQTLSQVLAAKEKHLAEIKRKLGVSSLQELRQNLSKGWQDVTSTNAYKKTSETLSQAGQKASAAFSTVGSVITKKLEDVKNSPTFKSFEEKVENLKYKVGGNKPAGGDFGEVLNSAANASATEATTKQTEEETP, encoded by the exons GTCTGCTGAAAAATGAAGCCATTCCTGAAGTTGGAGAAGATGCTGCTGCTTCAGTTAATGTTGTGGAAGCTCTATCTGAAGAAGAACAGGAGGAACTTAGAAGAGAGCTTGCTAAG GTAGAAGAAGAAATCCAGACTTTGTCACAGGTGCTAGCTGCTAAAGAGAAGCATCTAGCAGAAATAAAGAGGAAGCTGGGGGTCAGTTCATTGCAGGAGCTGAGGCAGAACCTTTCCAAAGGGTGGCAAGATGTTACGTCAACTAACGC GTATAAGAAGACATCAGAAACATTGTCTCAGGCTGGACAAAAAGCTTCTGCTGCTTTCTCAACAGTTGGATCTGTAATAACAAAGAAGCTGGAAGATGTGAA AAATTCACCAACATTCAAGTCATTTGAAGAAAAAGTGGAAAACTTAAAG TATAAAGTTGGGGGAAACAAGCCTGCTGGAGGTGACTTTGGAGAAGTCTTAAACTCTGCTGCCAACGCCAGTGCCACAGAAGCTACTACAAAGCAGACGGAAGAGGAGACTCCATGA
- the TPD52 gene encoding tumor protein D52 isoform X1, with product MAAEMDPGSEQGLLKNEAIPEVGEDAAASVNVVEALSEEEQEELRRELAKVEEEIQTLSQVLAAKEKHLAEIKRKLGVSSLQELRQNLSKGWQDVTSTNAYKKTSETLSQAGQKASAAFSTVGSVITKKLEDVKVQAFTQSLSIRCLQHSISMPAMRNSPTFKSFEEKVENLKYKVGGNKPAGGDFGEVLNSAANASATEATTKQTEEETP from the exons GTCTGCTGAAAAATGAAGCCATTCCTGAAGTTGGAGAAGATGCTGCTGCTTCAGTTAATGTTGTGGAAGCTCTATCTGAAGAAGAACAGGAGGAACTTAGAAGAGAGCTTGCTAAG GTAGAAGAAGAAATCCAGACTTTGTCACAGGTGCTAGCTGCTAAAGAGAAGCATCTAGCAGAAATAAAGAGGAAGCTGGGGGTCAGTTCATTGCAGGAGCTGAGGCAGAACCTTTCCAAAGGGTGGCAAGATGTTACGTCAACTAACGC GTATAAGAAGACATCAGAAACATTGTCTCAGGCTGGACAAAAAGCTTCTGCTGCTTTCTCAACAGTTGGATCTGTAATAACAAAGAAGCTGGAAGATGTGAA AGTGCAGGCATTTACACAGTCCCTTAG TATACGTTGTCTACAGCATTCAATTAGCATGCCTGCTATGAG AAATTCACCAACATTCAAGTCATTTGAAGAAAAAGTGGAAAACTTAAAG TATAAAGTTGGGGGAAACAAGCCTGCTGGAGGTGACTTTGGAGAAGTCTTAAACTCTGCTGCCAACGCCAGTGCCACAGAAGCTACTACAAAGCAGACGGAAGAGGAGACTCCATGA
- the TPD52 gene encoding tumor protein D52 isoform X5, with translation MHCELSVMDWIDTDLYEDYKSPFDFDTGVNRNYLYLSPSMTFSPPGSPVLKNSGLLKNEAIPEVGEDAAASVNVVEALSEEEQEELRRELAKVEEEIQTLSQVLAAKEKHLAEIKRKLGVSSLQELRQNLSKGWQDVTSTNAYKKTSETLSQAGQKASAAFSTVGSVITKKLEDVKVQAFTQSLSIRCLQHSISMPAMRNSPTFKSFEEKVENLKYKVGGNKPAGGDFGEVLNSAANASATEATTKQTEEETP, from the exons ATGCATTGTGAGCTCTCTGTAATGGACTGGATAGATACGGACCTGTATGAGGATTACAAATCTCCCTTTGATTTTGATACTGGAGTTAATAGAAACTATCTTTACCTATCGCCCAGCATGACGTTCTCCCCACCTGGATCTCCTGTGTTAAAGAATTCTG GTCTGCTGAAAAATGAAGCCATTCCTGAAGTTGGAGAAGATGCTGCTGCTTCAGTTAATGTTGTGGAAGCTCTATCTGAAGAAGAACAGGAGGAACTTAGAAGAGAGCTTGCTAAG GTAGAAGAAGAAATCCAGACTTTGTCACAGGTGCTAGCTGCTAAAGAGAAGCATCTAGCAGAAATAAAGAGGAAGCTGGGGGTCAGTTCATTGCAGGAGCTGAGGCAGAACCTTTCCAAAGGGTGGCAAGATGTTACGTCAACTAACGC GTATAAGAAGACATCAGAAACATTGTCTCAGGCTGGACAAAAAGCTTCTGCTGCTTTCTCAACAGTTGGATCTGTAATAACAAAGAAGCTGGAAGATGTGAA AGTGCAGGCATTTACACAGTCCCTTAG TATACGTTGTCTACAGCATTCAATTAGCATGCCTGCTATGAG AAATTCACCAACATTCAAGTCATTTGAAGAAAAAGTGGAAAACTTAAAG TATAAAGTTGGGGGAAACAAGCCTGCTGGAGGTGACTTTGGAGAAGTCTTAAACTCTGCTGCCAACGCCAGTGCCACAGAAGCTACTACAAAGCAGACGGAAGAGGAGACTCCATGA
- the TPD52 gene encoding tumor protein D52 isoform X6: MHCELSVMDWIDTDLYEDYKSPFDFDTGVNRNYLYLSPSMTFSPPGSPVLKNSGLLKNEAIPEVGEDAAASVNVVEALSEEEQEELRRELAKVEEEIQTLSQVLAAKEKHLAEIKRKLGVSSLQELRQNLSKGWQDVTSTNAYKKTSETLSQAGQKASAAFSTVGSVITKKLEDVNIRCLQHSISMPAMRNSPTFKSFEEKVENLKYKVGGNKPAGGDFGEVLNSAANASATEATTKQTEEETP, from the exons ATGCATTGTGAGCTCTCTGTAATGGACTGGATAGATACGGACCTGTATGAGGATTACAAATCTCCCTTTGATTTTGATACTGGAGTTAATAGAAACTATCTTTACCTATCGCCCAGCATGACGTTCTCCCCACCTGGATCTCCTGTGTTAAAGAATTCTG GTCTGCTGAAAAATGAAGCCATTCCTGAAGTTGGAGAAGATGCTGCTGCTTCAGTTAATGTTGTGGAAGCTCTATCTGAAGAAGAACAGGAGGAACTTAGAAGAGAGCTTGCTAAG GTAGAAGAAGAAATCCAGACTTTGTCACAGGTGCTAGCTGCTAAAGAGAAGCATCTAGCAGAAATAAAGAGGAAGCTGGGGGTCAGTTCATTGCAGGAGCTGAGGCAGAACCTTTCCAAAGGGTGGCAAGATGTTACGTCAACTAACGC GTATAAGAAGACATCAGAAACATTGTCTCAGGCTGGACAAAAAGCTTCTGCTGCTTTCTCAACAGTTGGATCTGTAATAACAAAGAAGCTGGAAGATGTGAA TATACGTTGTCTACAGCATTCAATTAGCATGCCTGCTATGAG AAATTCACCAACATTCAAGTCATTTGAAGAAAAAGTGGAAAACTTAAAG TATAAAGTTGGGGGAAACAAGCCTGCTGGAGGTGACTTTGGAGAAGTCTTAAACTCTGCTGCCAACGCCAGTGCCACAGAAGCTACTACAAAGCAGACGGAAGAGGAGACTCCATGA